Proteins found in one bacterium genomic segment:
- a CDS encoding sigma-70 family RNA polymerase sigma factor — translation MVTGDTDRKDAVLAKLAQRGDRDAYGELVTRFQNRMYSFCYQFFRNPDIASDLAQETFLRAYRYIKKYDPDKKFSTWLYSIAKNICIDEHRKMGRGKTVSIDDLPPEKIRSTEDSLHLKNPMQISMQIQDRMMLEEAIGRLPEKYRTVIILCYFQEMPYQEIADVLGLNLNLVKVRIFRAKKRLLEILNEESGAGIPEGNEDD, via the coding sequence ATGGTAACCGGCGACACGGATCGAAAAGATGCTGTTCTCGCAAAACTTGCCCAGAGAGGTGACAGGGATGCCTATGGCGAGCTAGTCACCCGTTTTCAAAACCGGATGTACAGCTTCTGCTACCAGTTCTTCCGAAACCCGGACATCGCCTCCGATCTTGCCCAGGAAACGTTCCTGCGGGCCTACCGTTACATCAAGAAGTATGATCCCGACAAAAAATTCTCCACCTGGCTTTACAGCATCGCTAAAAATATCTGTATCGACGAGCATCGTAAGATGGGTCGAGGCAAAACGGTTTCCATTGATGACCTTCCTCCGGAAAAGATCAGGTCTACTGAGGACAGCCTGCATTTGAAGAACCCGATGCAGATTTCGATGCAGATACAGGATCGGATGATGCTTGAAGAGGCCATCGGACGGCTTCCTGAAAAGTACCGGACCGTTATCATCCTGTGTTATTTTCAGGAGATGCCCTACCAGGAGATAGCCGACGTGCTTGGTCTCAACCTGAACCTGGTCAAGGTGCGGATCTTCAGGGCAAAGAAAAGACTCCTGGAGATCCTCAACGAAGAATCGGGTGCGGGCATCCCTGAAGGGAACGAGGACGATTAA
- a CDS encoding cytochrome c3 family protein yields the protein MTPLKLKTSVPIMGTVLMLFFLPGPVGGNIFNSPHDLYEQGYLQLTEDLKRQNPQCKVCHPLQTDGRPLIWDSLPESLLEYGKTGNICASCHDGVAIVDQNVDAGLTVYHPQSHGYDPGNGPTDTELSNTGLAYVKGEKIECSLCHDPHNPARRPFLRVPLEGLCVRCHKNKVHQGYGTQNVTGTHPVGIEPYDQTKGASPIIVDAGFMVPFPEPYPLSSGMLAEEGHWTLGGHLTFGTYGKIECTTCHAFHGIESVGPTENLLSKDPVKEVSNEFCEGCHKGERGDKKSQPPYPNPGGTVTERTYHPVDDDEANGTGWIAAIADTTERIYLEWGKTDTDTDLPLMICTSCHVAHGGMENSPALIDIPAPVRDGDVDTFCEICHREPPVGHHGYENDGLLSPEIAQQISSNQESLGKTYGEPLPDRVYCSHCHRAHNAGYGRVEVNFIPILVDMLADICANCHQLGVSHFMGDPTLPSTYDKLDPPLYRGEWPATGMVSAYDGEGDTPTTITCLTCHYLTPLPGTDPSVPHKLLAPAGPDSEWSDETPEDYLCIGCHGMDAETFGEGHTHPLLEADWLSFPNIYTTHLLPDEYPATYTQNGNMNCHSCHVTHNAITRGGAYIFKVGDGDNIDPKAIHPKIDFTRLCHSCHPASAY from the coding sequence ATGACTCCTTTAAAACTCAAAACATCGGTTCCCATAATGGGAACTGTCCTGATGCTCTTTTTTTTGCCGGGACCTGTTGGTGGAAATATTTTTAATTCCCCTCATGATCTGTATGAGCAAGGGTATCTTCAGCTTACAGAAGATTTGAAGCGTCAAAATCCGCAGTGCAAGGTCTGTCACCCTTTACAGACTGACGGCAGGCCCTTGATCTGGGACTCACTGCCGGAGTCGCTTCTGGAGTATGGAAAGACAGGCAACATCTGTGCTTCCTGTCATGACGGTGTCGCGATCGTCGATCAGAATGTTGATGCCGGTTTGACGGTATACCATCCTCAAAGCCACGGATACGATCCGGGAAACGGTCCGACTGATACGGAGTTGAGTAACACGGGGCTGGCTTATGTGAAGGGCGAGAAGATCGAGTGCTCACTTTGCCACGACCCCCACAACCCGGCCCGCAGGCCGTTCCTCCGGGTTCCTCTGGAAGGGTTATGCGTGCGGTGCCACAAGAATAAGGTACATCAAGGGTACGGTACCCAGAATGTCACAGGTACCCACCCGGTGGGTATAGAACCGTATGATCAAACAAAAGGAGCAAGCCCGATTATTGTCGATGCGGGCTTTATGGTCCCGTTTCCGGAGCCTTATCCGCTTTCCAGTGGAATGTTAGCCGAAGAGGGACATTGGACTTTGGGTGGGCACCTGACCTTTGGAACATACGGCAAGATAGAGTGCACCACCTGTCACGCGTTCCATGGCATCGAGAGCGTGGGACCCACGGAGAATCTGCTCTCCAAGGACCCTGTAAAGGAAGTGTCGAACGAATTCTGTGAAGGGTGCCACAAGGGAGAAAGGGGTGATAAAAAAAGTCAGCCCCCCTATCCCAACCCCGGTGGTACGGTTACGGAAAGGACCTACCATCCCGTGGATGACGACGAGGCGAACGGAACCGGTTGGATCGCCGCGATAGCCGATACTACTGAAAGGATCTATCTCGAATGGGGAAAAACAGATACTGATACCGATCTGCCCCTGATGATCTGTACGAGCTGCCATGTGGCCCACGGTGGAATGGAAAATTCACCCGCTCTCATCGATATCCCGGCACCGGTCAGGGATGGCGATGTCGATACATTTTGCGAGATATGCCACAGGGAACCGCCGGTAGGTCATCACGGTTATGAGAATGACGGTCTGTTAAGCCCGGAGATCGCCCAGCAGATAAGCTCCAACCAGGAAAGTTTGGGTAAAACCTACGGCGAGCCGCTGCCGGACAGGGTATACTGTTCTCATTGTCATCGGGCCCATAATGCGGGGTATGGTCGGGTGGAGGTGAATTTTATCCCTATTCTTGTGGACATGCTTGCGGATATTTGCGCCAATTGTCACCAACTGGGTGTCAGCCATTTTATGGGTGACCCCACGTTGCCATCAACATATGATAAACTGGATCCGCCGCTTTATCGTGGGGAATGGCCTGCGACGGGCATGGTGTCCGCATACGATGGTGAAGGCGACACACCGACTACGATCACGTGTCTGACCTGTCACTATCTGACGCCACTTCCGGGGACGGATCCTTCGGTGCCTCATAAGCTCCTTGCGCCGGCTGGCCCGGATTCTGAATGGAGCGATGAGACGCCTGAAGATTACCTCTGTATTGGTTGTCACGGCATGGACGCGGAGACTTTTGGAGAGGGCCACACCCACCCTCTCCTGGAAGCTGACTGGCTTTCATTTCCCAATATATATACAACTCACCTGTTGCCTGATGAATATCCGGCTACATATACGCAAAATGGGAACATGAATTGTCATTCGTGTCATGTGACTCACAACGCCATCACACGTGGTGGTGCATATATTTTTAAAGTGGGGGATGGCGATAACATCGATCCAAAAGCGATTCACCCGAAAATCGACTTTACGCGTCTTTGCCACTCCTGCCATCCGGCGTCAGCTTATTGA
- a CDS encoding 6-bladed beta-propeller yields MKYQVHRRVGEKGDFLHVGDAVNPVLDDFNLSPGEVYFYTITARDINGIASERSEMRYIRLAPPELGALLPPSWASYQIRPEGIALAWLHENPEHVLAFNLYRRKEGDSSFTLLSSTLDSTFLDRDVFLGNRYEYVVSALDRKLQESDNSDVLKILNVSSAVLAPADSRLLAIKTLEEVTARTELVTQFNQDGYGFVSPVDIEYLPSEQKLFVSDSGTGLITVIGPNGDILARHGGRGAQPWEFERLLGIAVDEHGYVFAADAYRGEIVVFSPRGNFDRRIQLKEMVLEYFGPGFQLRFPWFRFGLVDIIAGSDDRLFVVDNPNGWVYVLDNKDELVKVIGERGSDPGRMHYPTFANRDPGGRLVVSDTLNSRLQMFDLNGGYLGAIGERGLGIGQFLRPKGIAISRDGHIYVADSQQNVIQVFDDEGEFVFLLTNERGLPIDLGSPNGLVFVEPDLLIVCEKLARRVQIRKILFATAGGGDRIDVVPLKKP; encoded by the coding sequence GTGAAGTACCAGGTACATCGGCGTGTTGGAGAGAAGGGAGATTTCCTGCATGTTGGTGACGCTGTGAACCCTGTACTCGATGATTTTAACTTATCTCCCGGGGAGGTCTATTTCTATACGATCACCGCGCGGGATATTAATGGGATAGCGAGTGAAAGATCGGAGATGCGGTACATAAGGTTGGCGCCTCCAGAACTTGGGGCGCTCCTGCCTCCGAGTTGGGCATCATACCAGATCCGCCCTGAAGGGATCGCCCTGGCCTGGCTTCATGAGAACCCTGAACATGTGTTGGCTTTCAACCTTTACAGAAGAAAAGAGGGTGATAGTTCCTTCACCCTGTTAAGCAGCACTCTGGATTCGACTTTTCTGGACAGGGATGTGTTCCTGGGCAACCGGTACGAATATGTCGTTTCCGCTCTGGATAGGAAACTGCAGGAATCTGACAACAGTGATGTCCTGAAGATCTTGAATGTGTCGTCAGCAGTTCTTGCACCAGCGGATTCCAGACTCTTGGCCATAAAAACTCTGGAGGAGGTAACCGCTCGGACAGAGCTTGTCACGCAGTTCAATCAAGATGGGTACGGATTTGTCAGTCCCGTGGACATCGAATACCTGCCCTCTGAGCAGAAACTTTTTGTGTCTGACAGTGGTACAGGACTGATAACGGTCATCGGTCCCAACGGGGATATCCTGGCCCGGCACGGCGGCCGGGGGGCACAGCCGTGGGAGTTCGAAAGACTTCTCGGGATCGCCGTGGATGAGCACGGTTACGTTTTTGCCGCGGATGCGTACCGGGGAGAGATAGTGGTCTTTTCTCCTCGCGGCAATTTTGACCGAAGAATACAGCTCAAAGAGATGGTCCTTGAATACTTCGGCCCGGGATTCCAGCTTCGATTCCCGTGGTTCAGGTTCGGCCTGGTGGATATTATCGCCGGCAGCGATGACAGGCTTTTTGTGGTGGATAATCCCAACGGGTGGGTCTACGTGCTCGACAATAAGGACGAACTGGTCAAGGTCATCGGTGAAAGGGGATCCGACCCGGGAAGGATGCACTATCCAACCTTTGCAAACCGTGATCCCGGCGGGCGGCTTGTCGTTTCGGACACCCTCAACTCCAGGTTACAGATGTTCGACCTGAATGGAGGATATCTCGGAGCCATCGGTGAGAGAGGCCTGGGTATCGGTCAGTTCCTGCGACCAAAAGGCATTGCCATCAGTAGGGATGGGCACATATATGTGGCAGACTCACAACAGAACGTTATCCAGGTCTTCGATGATGAAGGAGAATTCGTATTTCTCCTCACGAATGAGCGCGGGTTGCCCATCGATCTCGGTTCACCCAACGGGCTGGTATTTGTGGAACCGGACCTGCTGATTGTTTGTGAGAAACTGGCTCGAAGAGTCCAGATCAGAAAAATTCTTTTCGCAACGGCGGGTGGAGGGGACAGGATCGATGTTGTTCCCCTGAAAAAACCATAA
- a CDS encoding TlpA disulfide reductase family protein, which translates to MAANPLEGQPSPIWPAMADMNGEMRGLEPHLGKDVILLDFWSIYCVSCVQEMPSLVDLYEKYKDQGLMVYGVDLDSFSPRRVGKFIDGLNFKITYPVIIDQKREIAGAYKVGMLPTTIIIGKDGKVKMFHIGYKPGDEKEFDHLIESLLK; encoded by the coding sequence ATGGCCGCCAACCCCCTCGAGGGCCAGCCCTCGCCTATCTGGCCTGCCATGGCGGACATGAACGGGGAGATGAGAGGTCTCGAGCCTCACCTGGGTAAAGATGTGATCCTGCTCGACTTCTGGTCGATCTACTGCGTGTCCTGCGTCCAGGAAATGCCCTCCCTCGTGGATCTGTACGAAAAATACAAGGACCAGGGTTTGATGGTCTACGGAGTCGACCTCGACTCGTTCAGCCCCCGCAGGGTCGGCAAGTTCATCGATGGCCTCAACTTCAAGATCACCTACCCCGTGATCATCGATCAGAAGCGTGAGATCGCCGGAGCCTACAAGGTGGGGATGCTGCCGACCACCATCATCATCGGCAAGGACGGCAAGGTGAAGATGTTCCACATCGGTTACAAACCCGGAGATGAGAAGGAGTTCGACCACCTTATCGAATCCCTTTTAAAGTGA
- a CDS encoding TlpA disulfide reductase family protein — MNPIRQTNLHPLLITVMCLSLFLAAPPSMSAEKEGLLESRILKVGADAPLFTCSSLDGSEFALKQLIGQKPVVLFFWSFFCGPCREEMPVLQNLSDEFGRDEVAFIGVNLDGDKLGKAITKFMADSNLNFITVYDELNGLEYKIADPYGVAGTPTTYAIGMDGKVIFSTVGHLEPSELKEVIRQSMSGT, encoded by the coding sequence ATGAACCCGATCAGACAGACAAACCTCCACCCCCTGCTCATTACCGTGATGTGCCTTTCTCTTTTCCTCGCCGCTCCCCCTTCCATGTCAGCGGAAAAGGAGGGCCTGCTTGAAAGCCGGATCCTCAAGGTCGGCGCGGACGCACCCCTTTTCACGTGCAGCAGCCTGGACGGAAGCGAGTTCGCTCTCAAGCAGCTCATCGGACAAAAACCGGTGGTCCTTTTCTTCTGGTCCTTCTTCTGCGGCCCATGCCGGGAGGAGATGCCGGTCCTGCAGAACCTTTCCGACGAGTTCGGGCGGGACGAGGTCGCCTTTATCGGGGTCAACCTGGACGGGGATAAACTGGGCAAGGCCATCACCAAGTTCATGGCCGACTCGAACCTGAATTTTATCACCGTTTACGACGAACTGAACGGTCTGGAGTACAAGATCGCCGATCCCTACGGAGTGGCGGGAACACCCACAACCTACGCCATCGGGATGGATGGCAAAGTGATCTTTTCGACTGTCGGCCACCTTGAGCCCAGCGAACTCAAGGAGGTCATCAGGCAATCCATGTCAGGAACCTGA